A genomic segment from Ramlibacter agri encodes:
- the oxlT gene encoding oxalate/formate MFS antiporter, with product MDKIVDALPGAGLAAPAAAEHGPAYRWSQLVLGIICMAMIANLQYGWTLFVNPIAEQHHWTKAAIQVAFTIFVLTETWLVPVEGYLVDKYGPRVVVMAGGLLAGLGWVINAHADTLTLLYVGAAVGGVGAGAVYGTCVGNALKWFPDRRGLAAGLTAAGFGAGSALTVVPISMYIQAHGYQAAFLYFGIGQGAIIFVLSWFLHAAPAGNRYASRASDAAKVQQTRKEYTPGEMLGKPVFWVMYLMFVLVAAGGLMATAQLAPIAKDFKVADTPVSLAGIVLPALTFALAMDRVLNGLTRPFFGWVSDRIGREQTMFIAFGLEALGILALYAFGSNPVMFVILTGLVFFAWGEIYSLFPSTCADTFGAKYAAANAGLLYTAKGTAALLVPLSSVLSAASGSWHAVFITASIMNAAAAILAWVALRPMRRTLIERSQA from the coding sequence ATGGACAAGATCGTAGACGCGCTACCCGGCGCGGGCCTGGCCGCACCCGCCGCGGCGGAACACGGACCAGCCTACCGCTGGAGCCAGCTGGTCCTGGGCATCATCTGCATGGCGATGATCGCCAACCTGCAGTACGGCTGGACGCTGTTCGTGAACCCGATCGCGGAGCAGCACCACTGGACCAAGGCGGCGATCCAGGTCGCCTTCACCATCTTCGTGCTCACTGAAACCTGGCTGGTTCCGGTGGAGGGCTACCTGGTCGACAAGTACGGTCCGCGCGTGGTCGTCATGGCCGGCGGCCTGCTCGCGGGCCTGGGCTGGGTCATCAATGCCCATGCCGACACGCTGACCTTGCTGTACGTGGGCGCGGCCGTCGGCGGCGTCGGCGCCGGCGCGGTCTACGGCACCTGCGTTGGCAATGCGCTCAAGTGGTTCCCGGATCGCCGCGGTCTCGCGGCCGGCCTGACGGCCGCCGGCTTCGGCGCCGGCTCCGCATTGACGGTGGTGCCGATCTCGATGTACATCCAGGCGCACGGCTACCAGGCCGCCTTCCTGTACTTCGGCATCGGCCAGGGCGCGATCATCTTCGTGCTGTCCTGGTTCCTGCACGCGGCGCCGGCGGGCAACCGCTACGCCTCGCGCGCCTCCGACGCGGCGAAGGTGCAGCAGACCCGCAAGGAATACACGCCGGGCGAAATGCTGGGCAAGCCCGTGTTCTGGGTGATGTACCTGATGTTCGTGCTGGTTGCGGCCGGCGGCCTGATGGCCACCGCGCAGCTCGCGCCCATCGCCAAGGACTTCAAGGTCGCCGACACGCCGGTGAGCCTGGCCGGCATCGTGCTGCCCGCGCTGACCTTCGCGCTGGCGATGGACCGCGTGCTGAACGGCCTGACCCGCCCCTTCTTCGGCTGGGTCTCCGACCGCATCGGCCGCGAACAGACCATGTTCATCGCCTTCGGGCTGGAAGCGCTGGGCATCCTGGCGCTGTACGCCTTCGGCAGCAACCCGGTCATGTTCGTCATCCTGACCGGCCTGGTGTTCTTCGCCTGGGGCGAGATCTACAGCCTGTTCCCCTCGACCTGCGCGGACACCTTCGGCGCCAAGTACGCCGCCGCCAACGCCGGCCTGCTGTACACCGCCAAGGGCACCGCGGCGCTGCTGGTGCCGCTGTCCAGCGTGCTCTCGGCGGCCAGCGGCAGCTGGCATGCGGTGTTCATCACGGCGAGCATCATGAACGCGGCGGCCGCGATCCTGGCCTGGGTGGCGCTGCGGCCGATGCGCCGCACGCTGATCGAACGCTCGCAGGCCTAG
- the oxc gene encoding oxalyl-CoA decarboxylase → MTTSMQDQETTDGFHLVIDALKLNGIDTIFALPGIPITDFLRQAQGEGVKVISFRHEQHAGNAAAAAGFITGKPGICFTVSAPGFLNGLTALANATTNCFPMILISGSSEREVVDLQQGDYEEMDQLAIAKPLCKAAFRVLHAEDIGVGIARAIRAAASGRPGGVYLDLPAKLFAQVVSREVGQRSLIKVVDPAPKQIPGPDAVQRAIDLLKGAKKPLVILGKGAAYAQADEAIKQFVEKTGIPYLPMSMAKGLLPDNHAQSASAARSYVLAEADVVMLVGARLNWLLSHGKGKTWGAADSKGWGQQQFIQVDISPTEADSNVAVAAPVIGDIGSCIAAMNQAIGSSWSKPPSDWTGAIAERKDKNLTKMAETLAKNPPVMNFHSALNVIRDTIKANPDAYLVNEGANTLDFARSIVDMYEPRKRLDVGTWGIMGIGMGFAVAAAAVTGKQVIAVCGDSAFGFSGMEVETVCRYDLPVCVVVFNNNGIYKGTDVNPLGKEVAPTVFVKDAKYELMMEAFGGKGVRAATPAELKRAIDEAIASGKPTLINAIIDETAGTESGRITNLNPAAKKKA, encoded by the coding sequence ATGACCACCTCCATGCAGGATCAAGAGACAACGGATGGTTTCCATCTGGTCATCGACGCTCTGAAGTTGAACGGCATCGACACGATCTTCGCGCTGCCGGGCATCCCCATCACCGACTTCCTGCGCCAGGCGCAAGGCGAAGGCGTCAAGGTCATCTCCTTCCGCCACGAACAGCACGCGGGCAACGCCGCGGCGGCGGCCGGCTTCATCACGGGCAAGCCCGGCATCTGCTTCACGGTGTCGGCGCCCGGCTTCTTGAACGGCCTGACGGCGCTGGCCAACGCCACCACCAACTGCTTCCCCATGATCCTCATCTCGGGCTCCAGTGAGCGCGAGGTGGTCGACCTGCAACAGGGCGACTACGAGGAGATGGACCAGCTCGCCATCGCCAAGCCGCTGTGCAAGGCGGCCTTCCGCGTGCTGCACGCCGAGGACATCGGCGTGGGCATCGCACGCGCCATCCGCGCCGCCGCGTCGGGCCGCCCCGGCGGCGTCTACCTGGACCTGCCGGCCAAGCTGTTCGCGCAGGTCGTGTCCAGGGAAGTCGGCCAGCGTTCGCTGATCAAGGTCGTCGACCCGGCGCCGAAGCAGATCCCCGGCCCCGATGCCGTGCAGCGCGCCATCGACCTGCTGAAGGGCGCGAAGAAGCCGCTGGTGATCCTGGGCAAGGGCGCCGCCTACGCGCAGGCCGACGAAGCGATCAAGCAGTTCGTCGAGAAGACCGGCATTCCCTACCTGCCGATGTCCATGGCCAAGGGCCTGCTGCCGGACAACCACGCGCAGTCCGCCTCCGCCGCCCGCTCCTACGTGCTGGCCGAAGCCGACGTCGTGATGCTGGTGGGCGCACGCCTCAACTGGCTGCTGTCGCACGGCAAGGGCAAGACCTGGGGCGCGGCCGATTCCAAGGGCTGGGGCCAGCAGCAGTTCATCCAGGTCGACATCTCGCCGACCGAAGCGGACAGCAACGTCGCCGTCGCCGCGCCGGTGATCGGCGACATCGGCTCCTGCATCGCCGCGATGAACCAGGCGATCGGCTCCTCCTGGAGCAAGCCGCCCAGCGACTGGACCGGCGCCATCGCCGAACGCAAGGACAAGAACCTCACCAAGATGGCCGAGACGCTGGCGAAGAACCCGCCGGTGATGAACTTCCACAGCGCGCTCAACGTCATCCGCGACACCATCAAGGCCAACCCGGACGCCTACCTGGTGAACGAAGGCGCCAACACGCTGGACTTCGCCCGCTCCATCGTCGACATGTACGAGCCGCGCAAGCGCCTCGACGTCGGCACCTGGGGGATCATGGGCATCGGCATGGGCTTCGCCGTCGCGGCCGCGGCCGTCACCGGCAAGCAGGTCATCGCCGTCTGCGGCGACAGCGCCTTCGGCTTCTCCGGCATGGAGGTCGAGACGGTCTGCCGCTACGACCTGCCGGTGTGCGTGGTCGTCTTCAACAACAACGGCATCTACAAGGGCACCGACGTCAACCCGCTGGGCAAGGAAGTCGCGCCCACGGTGTTCGTCAAGGACGCGAAGTACGAGCTGATGATGGAAGCCTTCGGCGGCAAGGGCGTGCGCGCGGCGACGCCGGCCGAACTGAAGCGCGCCATCGACGAGGCCATCGCCAGCGGCAAGCCGACGCTGATCAACGCGATCATCGACGAGACGGCCGGCACCGAATCGGGGCGGATCACGAACCTGAATCCGGCGGCGAAGAAGAAGGCCTGA
- a CDS encoding Crp/Fnr family transcriptional regulator, whose protein sequence is MTSIEKHPERNVIRVQLAHNVALKGMTAAQMQELEPMLTIVDCQKGEALLNQGVHEMEQYFILDGILKRVVGNQEAKEMILRFAEEGQMETSYAAWRLGTPAPYSIVCVTRARVAKLPLREWVVFLERHPGVKQAFEYEVMHHMSEIMAHTITLHLLDAPGRVKRFLRKHPELEERLPKKELASYLNLSAETLSRLKAKGKI, encoded by the coding sequence ATGACATCGATCGAAAAGCATCCCGAACGGAACGTCATTCGCGTGCAGCTCGCGCACAACGTCGCCCTCAAGGGCATGACGGCGGCGCAGATGCAGGAGCTCGAGCCCATGCTCACCATCGTCGATTGCCAGAAGGGCGAGGCGCTGCTGAACCAGGGCGTGCACGAGATGGAGCAGTACTTCATCCTCGACGGCATCCTGAAGCGGGTGGTGGGCAACCAGGAAGCCAAGGAGATGATCCTGCGCTTCGCGGAAGAGGGCCAGATGGAGACCAGCTACGCCGCCTGGCGGCTCGGCACGCCGGCGCCGTACAGCATCGTGTGCGTGACGCGCGCGCGGGTGGCCAAGCTGCCGCTGCGCGAGTGGGTGGTATTCCTCGAGCGCCATCCGGGCGTGAAGCAGGCCTTCGAGTACGAGGTGATGCACCACATGAGTGAAATCATGGCGCACACGATCACCTTGCACCTGCTGGACGCGCCAGGCCGGGTGAAGCGCTTCCTGCGCAAGCACCCGGAACTGGAGGAGCGGCTGCCGAAGAAAGAGCTGGCCTCATATCTCAATCTCTCGGCAGAAACGCTCAGCCGGCTGAAGGCCAAGGGCAAGATCTAG
- a CDS encoding acetate--CoA ligase family protein, whose translation MGNFQGDKAKVRQVLDAVKKAGRDALTAPEGKVVCEAYGIAVPKEAVSTSAAEASKLASSMGFPVVMKIVSPDILHKTEAGGVMVGLKNADEAATAYEQIIANAKKYKADAKILGVQVQQMIKGGQEVIVGAMTDNSFGKLVAFGMGGVLVEVLKDVTFRLAPATMEDAASMLDGIQASEMLKGVRGGKPVNREAVQDIIVRVSQLVHDFPEISEMDLNPVFASETGAIAADVRIVVNFAPKEPRYRPDEKAVVTSMNRIMKPKAVAVIGASDQAGKIGNSVMKNLINGGYQGKIYPITPKGGEIMGLTAYKSVKDVPGDIDTAVFAIPAPLVAAALKECGEKKIAGAILIPSGFGETGNIEGQEELQRIGREYNIRLMGPNIYGFYYTPANLCATFCTAYDVKGSTALSSQSGGIGMAIIGFSRSAKMGVSAIVGLGNKSDIDEDDLLLFFEQDDNTKVIAQHAEDLKDGRAFAEVAKRVSKKKPVIMLKAGRTAMGAAAAASHTGAVAGTDKIYEDVLKQSGVIRARSLRQMLELSRGVPILPTPKGENVVIITGAGGSGVLLSDACVDNGLKLLKPMPADLDAAFRKFIPPFGAAGNPVDITGGEPPITYMNTVRLGLEDDRIHALILGYWHTIVTPPMVFARNMVQVVNEMKEKGKVKPVVASLAGDVEVEEAAQYLYENGIPAYAYSTELPVEVLGAKYQWARAAGLL comes from the coding sequence ATGGGCAACTTCCAGGGTGACAAGGCCAAGGTCCGCCAGGTCCTCGATGCAGTCAAGAAGGCCGGGCGCGACGCGCTGACGGCGCCGGAAGGCAAGGTGGTCTGCGAGGCCTATGGCATCGCGGTGCCGAAGGAGGCGGTGTCCACGAGCGCGGCGGAAGCCTCCAAGCTGGCCAGTTCCATGGGCTTTCCCGTGGTGATGAAGATCGTCTCGCCCGACATCCTGCACAAGACGGAAGCCGGCGGCGTGATGGTGGGCCTGAAGAACGCCGACGAGGCCGCCACCGCCTACGAGCAGATCATCGCCAACGCGAAGAAGTACAAGGCCGACGCCAAGATCCTCGGCGTGCAGGTCCAGCAGATGATCAAGGGCGGCCAGGAGGTGATCGTCGGCGCGATGACCGACAACAGCTTCGGCAAGCTCGTGGCCTTCGGCATGGGCGGCGTGCTGGTGGAGGTGCTGAAGGACGTCACCTTCCGCCTGGCCCCGGCCACCATGGAAGACGCGGCCTCGATGCTGGATGGCATCCAGGCGAGCGAGATGCTGAAGGGCGTGCGCGGCGGCAAGCCGGTGAACCGCGAGGCGGTGCAGGACATCATCGTGCGCGTGTCGCAGCTGGTGCACGACTTCCCCGAGATCTCGGAGATGGACCTGAACCCGGTGTTCGCCAGCGAAACCGGCGCCATCGCGGCCGACGTGCGCATCGTGGTCAACTTCGCCCCGAAGGAGCCGCGCTACCGCCCGGACGAGAAGGCCGTCGTCACGTCCATGAACCGCATCATGAAGCCGAAGGCGGTAGCGGTGATCGGCGCGTCCGACCAGGCCGGCAAGATCGGCAACTCGGTGATGAAGAACCTGATCAACGGCGGCTACCAGGGCAAGATCTATCCGATCACGCCCAAGGGCGGCGAGATCATGGGCCTCACGGCCTACAAGAGCGTGAAGGACGTTCCGGGCGACATCGACACCGCGGTGTTCGCGATCCCCGCCCCGCTGGTGGCCGCCGCCCTCAAGGAATGCGGCGAGAAGAAGATCGCCGGCGCCATCCTCATCCCGTCCGGCTTCGGCGAGACGGGCAACATCGAAGGCCAGGAGGAACTGCAGCGGATCGGGCGCGAGTACAACATCCGCCTGATGGGGCCCAACATCTACGGCTTCTACTACACGCCGGCGAACCTGTGCGCCACCTTCTGCACGGCCTACGACGTCAAGGGCTCCACGGCCCTCAGCTCGCAGTCCGGCGGCATCGGCATGGCCATCATCGGCTTCTCGCGCTCCGCCAAGATGGGCGTGTCGGCCATCGTCGGCCTGGGCAACAAGTCGGACATCGACGAGGACGACCTGCTCCTCTTCTTCGAGCAGGACGACAACACGAAGGTGATCGCCCAGCACGCCGAGGACCTGAAGGACGGCCGCGCCTTCGCCGAAGTCGCCAAGCGCGTGTCGAAGAAGAAGCCGGTGATCATGCTCAAGGCGGGCCGCACCGCCATGGGCGCCGCCGCCGCGGCGTCGCACACCGGCGCCGTGGCCGGCACTGACAAGATCTACGAGGACGTCCTCAAGCAGTCCGGCGTCATCCGCGCCCGCAGCCTGCGCCAGATGCTGGAGCTGTCGCGCGGCGTGCCCATCCTGCCCACGCCCAAGGGCGAGAACGTGGTCATCATCACGGGCGCCGGCGGCTCCGGCGTGCTGCTGTCCGACGCCTGCGTGGACAACGGCCTGAAGCTGCTCAAGCCCATGCCGGCCGACCTGGACGCGGCTTTCCGCAAGTTCATCCCGCCCTTCGGCGCGGCCGGCAACCCGGTGGACATCACCGGCGGCGAGCCGCCCATCACCTACATGAACACGGTGCGCCTGGGCCTGGAGGACGACCGCATCCACGCGCTGATCCTGGGCTACTGGCACACCATCGTGACGCCGCCCATGGTGTTCGCGCGCAACATGGTGCAGGTGGTCAACGAGATGAAGGAGAAGGGCAAGGTCAAGCCCGTGGTCGCCTCGCTCGCGGGCGACGTGGAGGTCGAGGAAGCCGCGCAGTACCTGTACGAGAACGGCATCCCCGCCTATGCGTACTCCACCGAACTGCCGGTGGAAGTGCTGGGCGCCAAGTACCAGTGGGCGCGGGCGGCCGGCCTGCTGTGA
- the frc gene encoding formyl-CoA transferase, with the protein MGKALEGVKILDFTHVQSGPTCTQLLAWFGADVIKVEKAGEGDVTRQQLRDIDGVDSLYFTMLNHNKRSITLDTKSPKGKEVLIELIKHCDVLVENFAPGALDRMGFSWDRIQQINPRMIVASIKGFGPGPYEDCKVYENVAQCAGGAASTTGFDDGPPIVTGAQIGDSGTGLHLCLGIVTALYQRQATGKGQRVQAAMQDAVLNLCRVKLRDQQRLDRKGVMEEYPQYPEGEFGEAVPRAGNASGGGQPGWILKCKGWQHDPNAYIYFITQAPVWEKICKVIGEETWITDPSYATPKARLPHLKTIFSRIEEWTKTKTKFEAMEILNEYDIPCGPILSMKELANEESLRATGTVVEVDHPKRGKYLSVGNPIKLSDSPTEVTRSPLLGEHTDEVLAQLGFGKDQIAELRQSKVI; encoded by the coding sequence ATGGGCAAAGCACTCGAAGGCGTCAAGATCCTCGACTTCACGCACGTGCAGTCGGGTCCCACCTGCACGCAGCTGCTGGCATGGTTCGGCGCGGACGTCATCAAGGTCGAGAAGGCGGGTGAAGGCGACGTCACGCGGCAGCAGCTGCGCGACATCGACGGCGTGGACAGCCTCTACTTCACGATGCTGAACCACAACAAGCGCTCCATCACGCTGGACACCAAGAGCCCCAAGGGCAAGGAAGTGCTGATCGAGCTGATCAAGCATTGCGACGTGCTGGTGGAGAACTTCGCGCCCGGCGCGCTGGACCGCATGGGCTTCAGCTGGGACCGCATCCAGCAGATCAACCCGCGCATGATCGTCGCTTCGATCAAGGGCTTCGGCCCCGGCCCCTACGAGGACTGCAAGGTCTACGAGAACGTGGCGCAGTGCGCCGGCGGCGCCGCTTCCACCACCGGCTTCGACGACGGCCCGCCCATCGTCACCGGCGCGCAGATCGGCGACAGCGGCACCGGCCTGCACCTGTGCCTGGGCATCGTCACCGCGCTGTACCAGCGCCAGGCCACCGGCAAGGGCCAGCGCGTGCAGGCGGCCATGCAGGACGCCGTGCTGAACCTGTGCCGCGTGAAGCTGCGCGACCAGCAGCGCCTGGACCGCAAGGGCGTGATGGAGGAGTACCCGCAATACCCCGAAGGCGAGTTCGGCGAAGCGGTGCCGCGCGCGGGCAATGCGTCGGGTGGCGGCCAGCCGGGCTGGATCCTGAAGTGCAAGGGCTGGCAGCATGATCCCAACGCCTACATCTACTTCATCACGCAGGCCCCGGTGTGGGAAAAGATCTGCAAGGTCATCGGCGAAGAGACCTGGATCACCGACCCCAGCTACGCCACGCCCAAGGCACGCCTGCCGCACCTGAAGACCATCTTCTCGCGCATCGAGGAATGGACCAAGACCAAGACCAAGTTCGAGGCGATGGAGATCCTGAACGAGTACGACATCCCCTGCGGCCCGATCCTGTCGATGAAGGAGCTGGCCAACGAGGAGTCGCTGCGCGCCACCGGCACCGTGGTCGAAGTGGACCACCCCAAGCGCGGCAAGTACCTGAGCGTGGGCAACCCGATCAAGCTGTCGGACAGCCCCACCGAAGTCACGCGCTCGCCCCTGCTGGGCGAGCACACCGATGAAGTGCTGGCGCAACTGGGTTTCGGCAAGGACCAGATCGCCGAGCTGCGCCAGTCCAAAGTGATTTAA